One Spiroplasma endosymbiont of Dioctria linearis DNA segment encodes these proteins:
- a CDS encoding cysteine desulfurase — MNFKDNFSYFKNNSKEIYFDSAATSIKFDKVIKAQSDYDLKIGANTHNNLFDNAYKANQMVSETRSKIAKFIGIDDKNEIIFTSGTTHSLNQLAFGMRNYLKKNDEILLTKLEHSSNLLPWMVLAQEESLKIDYLDLDENFLIDISKLKNKITTKTKIISFAMNSNTTAGLNDVVAIVKEIRKLNKKIIIILDLAQSIKQNKINIKQLDVDCIAFSTHKIYGPFGLGILWARKEILEFLNPIFYGGGNNISISTNTYKLAPIPDKFEAGTLNLSAIYAFKVCLDILEELKIEKMIAYEEELKKYFRDKVKDIDHKKFEFYNLENDQPIVLFNMKNVNSQDFGSFLNKKYNISVRVGKHCSRLANELFKVSSTIRASFSIYNTKEDIDKFIEALKDCDNWINEIL, encoded by the coding sequence ATGAATTTTAAAGATAATTTTTCATATTTTAAAAACAATAGTAAGGAAATTTATTTCGATTCAGCTGCGACATCAATTAAATTTGATAAAGTTATAAAAGCTCAAAGCGACTATGATTTAAAGATTGGAGCAAATACGCACAATAATCTATTTGATAATGCTTATAAAGCAAATCAAATGGTTAGTGAAACTAGGTCTAAAATAGCAAAGTTTATTGGTATTGATGATAAAAATGAAATTATTTTCACAAGTGGAACTACACATTCATTAAATCAATTGGCTTTTGGTATGAGAAATTATCTTAAAAAAAATGATGAAATTTTATTAACTAAGTTGGAGCATTCATCTAATTTATTACCTTGAATGGTGTTGGCACAAGAAGAAAGTTTAAAAATTGATTATTTAGATTTGGATGAAAATTTTTTAATTGACATCTCAAAACTTAAAAATAAAATAACCACTAAAACTAAAATTATTTCTTTTGCAATGAACTCAAATACAACTGCGGGTTTAAATGATGTTGTAGCCATAGTTAAAGAAATTAGAAAACTTAATAAGAAAATTATAATCATTTTAGATTTAGCACAATCAATCAAACAAAATAAAATTAATATTAAACAATTAGATGTTGATTGCATTGCTTTTTCAACACATAAGATTTATGGTCCTTTTGGATTAGGCATCTTATGGGCGAGAAAAGAAATTTTAGAGTTTCTAAATCCAATTTTTTATGGTGGGGGTAATAATATAAGTATTAGTACAAATACTTATAAATTAGCACCAATTCCTGATAAATTTGAGGCAGGAACTCTTAACTTGTCAGCTATTTATGCTTTTAAGGTCTGTTTAGATATATTAGAAGAGTTAAAAATTGAAAAAATGATTGCTTATGAAGAAGAATTGAAAAAATATTTTAGAGATAAAGTTAAAGATATTGATCATAAGAAATTTGAATTCTATAATCTTGAAAATGATCAACCAATTGTGCTATTTAATATGAAAAATGTAAACTCACAAGACTTTGGATCTTTTTTAAATAAAAAATATAATATCTCTGTAAGAGTTGGAAAGCATTGCTCAAGATTGGCAAATGAACTTTTTAAAGTAAGTTCAACTATTAGAGCTAGTTTTTCAATTTATAATACTAAAGAAGATATTGATAAATTTATTGAAGCTTTAAAAGATTGTGATAATTGAATTAATGAGATTTTATAA
- the sufU gene encoding Fe-S cluster assembly sulfur transfer protein SufU codes for MFDKNDKIQLRQIIMEHYTQPDFKGLIENEKSIIKFQDSPTCADEINVQLLIEGEKIVDARFDGNACAISTASTDILCSKLINLTRQEAKKQLFNYFNMIAGNDYDEEILDELIAFWEINKQGNRINCALLGADGLKWIVNKEV; via the coding sequence ATGTTTGATAAAAATGATAAGATTCAATTAAGGCAAATAATTATGGAGCACTATACGCAACCAGATTTTAAAGGCCTTATTGAAAATGAAAAATCAATTATTAAATTTCAAGATTCACCAACTTGTGCAGATGAAATTAATGTTCAATTACTAATAGAAGGTGAAAAAATTGTAGATGCAAGATTTGATGGCAATGCTTGTGCAATATCAACTGCTTCAACTGACATATTATGTTCAAAATTAATAAATTTGACTCGTCAAGAAGCTAAAAAACAGCTTTTTAATTATTTTAATATGATAGCTGGCAATGATTATGATGAAGAAATATTAGATGAATTAATTGCTTTTTGAGAAATTAATAAGCAAGGAAATAGAATTAATTGTGCTCTTTTAGGAGCTGATGGTTTGAAGTGAATTGTAAATAAGGAGGTGTAG
- the sufB gene encoding Fe-S cluster assembly protein SufB, producing the protein MKKLKQEEEIKQISDYKYGFNEGEVSTYKVQKGLNETVVREISKHKNEPQWMLDYRLESLRVFEKKTQPSFGPDLNWIDFNDYYYYTEGAGKTVRSWDDIPDNIKRTFDRLGIPEAEKNFLAGINAQWDARPVYERMNEELVKQGVLFTDCDTALRKYPEIFKKYFGQLVKNDDNKYASLNAAVWSGGTFIYIPKGVKLEKPLQAYFRINYQSSGQFERTLIIVEDDAQLHYIEGCTAPVYSENNLHAAIVEIFVGKRSSVRYTTVQNWSDNVLNLVTKRSIVEEDGRMEWIDGNIGSKVNMKYPSCILKGDRAQGDTISIAVAKKGVYQDAGSKMIHLGKETKSKIISKSITFQGGTANYRGLAYIGPEAINSKARVECDTLILDNQSHSDTIPQNKVHNNQSQIEHEATVSKVSEEQLFYLMSRGLDEQEALEIIVMGFLEPFTKELPLEYAVELNQLIKMDMEGSVG; encoded by the coding sequence ATGAAAAAATTAAAACAAGAAGAAGAAATTAAACAAATATCTGATTATAAGTATGGGTTTAATGAAGGTGAAGTTTCAACATATAAAGTTCAAAAAGGTTTAAATGAAACTGTTGTAAGAGAAATATCAAAACATAAAAATGAACCACAATGAATGCTTGATTACAGACTAGAAAGTTTAAGGGTTTTTGAGAAAAAAACTCAACCAAGTTTTGGTCCAGACTTAAATTGAATCGATTTTAATGATTATTATTATTATACTGAAGGAGCAGGTAAAACTGTAAGGTCTTGAGATGATATTCCAGATAATATCAAAAGAACTTTTGATCGTCTTGGAATTCCAGAAGCAGAGAAAAACTTTTTAGCAGGAATTAATGCACAATGAGATGCACGCCCAGTTTATGAAAGAATGAATGAAGAATTAGTAAAACAAGGAGTGCTTTTTACTGACTGTGATACAGCTTTAAGAAAATATCCTGAAATCTTTAAAAAGTATTTTGGTCAATTAGTTAAAAATGATGATAATAAATATGCTTCTTTAAATGCAGCTGTTTGATCAGGGGGAACTTTTATTTATATCCCAAAAGGAGTTAAATTAGAAAAACCTTTACAAGCTTATTTCAGAATAAATTATCAATCTTCAGGACAATTTGAAAGAACTTTAATTATTGTAGAAGATGACGCACAATTACATTATATTGAAGGATGTACTGCACCAGTTTATTCAGAAAATAATTTACACGCGGCTATTGTTGAAATATTTGTTGGAAAAAGATCAAGTGTAAGATATACAACAGTTCAAAACTGAAGTGATAATGTTTTAAACTTAGTTACAAAAAGAAGTATTGTTGAAGAAGATGGAAGAATGGAATGAATTGATGGAAATATTGGCTCAAAAGTCAATATGAAATATCCTTCATGTATTTTAAAAGGTGACAGAGCACAGGGAGATACTATCTCAATTGCTGTTGCTAAAAAGGGTGTTTATCAAGACGCAGGAAGTAAAATGATTCATTTAGGAAAAGAAACTAAATCAAAAATAATCTCAAAATCAATTACTTTCCAAGGGGGAACTGCAAATTATAGAGGGCTTGCATATATTGGTCCAGAAGCTATAAACTCAAAAGCAAGAGTTGAATGTGATACATTAATTTTAGATAATCAATCACACTCAGATACAATTCCTCAAAATAAAGTTCATAACAATCAATCTCAAATTGAACATGAGGCAACTGTCTCAAAAGTTAGTGAAGAACAGTTATTCTATTTAATGAGTAGAGGACTTGATGAACAGGAAGCTTTGGAAATAATTGTTATGGGGTTCTTAGAACCATTTACAAAAGAATTACCTCTAGAATATGCAGTTGAACTAAATCAACTTATAAAAATGGATATGGAAGGTTCTGTAGGTTAA
- a CDS encoding NifU family protein — translation MEKNNLEEKVKATLEQLRMYITQDGGDMEFVAIKDRLVYIRLKGNCVGCGLTELTFKEGVEGVLIEEFPYDIDGVELVM, via the coding sequence TTGGAAAAAAATAATTTAGAAGAGAAAGTAAAGGCTACACTTGAGCAATTAAGAATGTATATTACACAAGATGGTGGAGATATGGAATTTGTTGCTATAAAAGATAGACTTGTTTATATCCGTCTTAAGGGTAATTGTGTTGGATGTGGACTTACTGAATTAACTTTTAAAGAAGGTGTTGAGGGAGTTTTAATTGAAGAATTCCCCTATGATATTGATGGTGTAGAACTTGTAATGTAA
- a CDS encoding S1 RNA-binding domain-containing protein yields MLNKGQKVEAKITAIVNYGAFCEIHDDNELVKGLIHISEISDFFVKNIDEFLMINESYEVEVIEYLEDKKQVKLSYKANRPHLLKSSETKIPETKSGFDNLKNSVESK; encoded by the coding sequence ATGTTGAATAAAGGACAAAAAGTAGAAGCAAAGATTACAGCAATTGTTAACTACGGTGCTTTTTGTGAAATTCACGATGACAATGAACTAGTTAAAGGACTAATTCATATTTCTGAAATATCGGATTTTTTTGTTAAAAATATTGACGAATTCTTAATGATAAATGAATCATATGAAGTTGAAGTTATTGAGTATTTAGAAGACAAAAAACAAGTTAAATTGAGTTACAAAGCAAATAGGCCGCATTTATTAAAGTCATCAGAAACCAAAATACCAGAGACAAAAAGTGGTTTTGATAATTTAAAAAATAGCGTAGAATCAAAGTAG
- a CDS encoding glucose-6-phosphate isomerase: protein MIKISFKDSKIKSEINKFREAKIKEVHDMIENKTGVGSEFLGWNNWPVNFDKDELKTMKKVAQELRNKIDILLVVGIGGSYLGARAADEMIRGLYTKDKVELIYIGNTISSTYTQQVVDYIKDKEFGIVNISKSGTTTEPGIAFRVFEKLLVDLKGKQNAKERIVAVTDKAKGALKELATAEGYETFTIPDDIGGRFSVFTPVGIFPLLVAGVNVDEIFKGAKKAMQDTKNINNDAYKYAIARYILHIEKGYKAETLVGYELQMQTFTEWWKQLFGESEGKEGKGLFPTSCIFSTDLHSLGQFIQEGTKNILFETIIDVKKPNFDLKVPKNSDDLDGLNYLTTKSFHEINKIALEGVIDAHANTGEVPNIVLEFDKMDAEMFGYAAYWFMKACAMSGYLLGINPFNQPGVEVYKANMFKLLKKPGF from the coding sequence ATGATAAAAATAAGTTTTAAAGACTCAAAAATTAAAAGTGAGATTAATAAATTTAGGGAAGCAAAAATTAAAGAAGTACATGATATGATTGAAAATAAAACTGGTGTAGGTAGTGAATTTTTAGGGTGAAATAACTGACCAGTGAATTTTGATAAAGATGAATTAAAAACAATGAAAAAAGTAGCACAAGAGCTTAGAAATAAAATTGACATTCTTCTAGTTGTAGGAATTGGAGGAAGTTATTTAGGAGCACGTGCAGCCGATGAAATGATCAGAGGTTTATACACAAAAGATAAAGTAGAATTAATCTATATAGGAAATACTATATCATCCACATATACTCAACAAGTAGTTGACTATATTAAAGATAAAGAATTTGGTATTGTAAATATATCAAAATCAGGAACTACAACAGAACCTGGAATAGCATTTAGAGTATTTGAAAAACTTTTAGTTGATCTAAAAGGAAAGCAAAATGCAAAAGAAAGAATTGTAGCAGTAACTGATAAAGCTAAGGGAGCTTTAAAAGAACTTGCAACAGCTGAAGGCTATGAAACATTTACAATTCCAGATGATATCGGTGGAAGGTTTTCAGTATTTACACCAGTAGGAATTTTTCCTTTATTAGTAGCGGGAGTTAATGTTGATGAAATCTTTAAGGGAGCTAAAAAAGCTATGCAAGATACAAAAAACATTAATAATGATGCTTATAAGTATGCAATAGCAAGATATATTTTGCATATTGAAAAAGGTTATAAAGCCGAAACTTTAGTAGGTTATGAACTTCAAATGCAAACATTTACAGAATGATGAAAACAATTATTTGGAGAATCAGAAGGTAAAGAAGGCAAAGGTTTATTTCCTACAAGTTGTATTTTTTCAACGGATTTACATTCATTAGGACAATTTATTCAAGAGGGTACAAAAAACATATTATTTGAAACAATAATAGATGTTAAGAAACCTAATTTTGATTTAAAAGTTCCAAAAAATAGTGACGATTTAGATGGTTTAAACTATTTAACAACTAAATCATTTCATGAAATTAATAAGATAGCACTTGAAGGTGTTATTGATGCCCATGCAAATACTGGAGAAGTTCCAAATATTGTATTAGAATTTGATAAGATGGATGCTGAAATGTTTGGCTATGCAGCTTATTGATTTATGAAAGCATGTGCAATGAGCGGATATTTATTAGGTATTAATCCTTTTAATCAACCAGGAGTTGAAGTCTATAAAGCAAATATGTTTAAATTGCTAAAAAAACCAGGATTTTAA
- a CDS encoding dUTP diphosphatase, whose translation MLTKENLIYLKEKQIILDKYIIDTKKIVVDKKIIKKKIIAFLVEVSEFINEYRAFKYWSNKPASERSIILEELIDCVHFIISLGIDINFDFLKFNNKIIKASDVDSWSINVYRKALIFEDKFNSESYSELLDEFLSVMYILEITTDEIISIYNKKNEINFNRQDTGY comes from the coding sequence ATGTTAACAAAAGAAAATTTGATTTATTTAAAAGAGAAACAGATAATCTTGGATAAATATATAATCGATACAAAAAAAATAGTTGTAGATAAGAAAATAATTAAAAAGAAAATAATAGCTTTTCTTGTTGAGGTATCAGAATTTATTAATGAATATAGAGCCTTTAAATATTGATCAAATAAGCCGGCAAGTGAAAGATCGATAATATTAGAGGAATTAATTGATTGTGTACATTTTATTATAAGTTTAGGAATTGATATAAATTTTGACTTTTTAAAATTTAATAATAAAATTATAAAGGCTAGTGATGTTGATTCATGAAGTATTAATGTTTATAGAAAAGCTTTAATATTTGAAGATAAATTTAATAGTGAATCTTATAGTGAGTTATTAGATGAGTTTTTATCAGTTATGTACATTTTAGAAATTACAACTGATGAAATTATTAGTATTTATAACAAAAAAAATGAAATAAATTTTAATAGACAAGATACTGGTTATTAG